GGAGAAACAAAGGATATACTTGCCCGAGAAAGCTCTAATGGGCCTCAGGCTTATTGTTGTTTCATCGCAGTCAGGTAGCGCTAAGCTCATGACAAGCTATCGGATGGTTGGTGCACAGCTGCTTGCTCATGAAGATGGGGCAATGCTTAGACTCTGGAAGAAAGACGATTCGAACTTTATTGAGAGGTTTGCCCTTTACAGACTTAAAGACGGTGAGCTGATCGGAAGGACAGAAAATGGAGTGTTTGTCTTTAGTTACCTCCCCACTGTCGATGATGCGATTCTTGTTCAGTCAGCAGAGGGTTCGATTCTCTGGAGACCCGGAGAGTATGATTACTACTTCTCATCGAAAGATATTTGCTTGACTTTCACTGATCGTCCTGCATATAAAGCAGGAGAAGTAGTGAACTTCAGGTCATTCATAAGAGAGATTACTCCTGCAGGTTATAAAGTACCTGAAATTGACTCTGTCGAAGTCGAGATAGTTGATCCTTTGAACAGAGGGGTTTTCAGTGAAGTGTTGGAACCTGACAATCTGGGTTCCGTAAGCGGGACGTTCCGAACTTACTCGGAGATTACGAGAGGTTCGTACAGGATTATTATCCGATGGGAAGGAAACGAGGACTACTATTACTTCCAGATTGCCGACTACAAGAAACCTACGTTCTTCACCACATCAGAACCTACGATCGGGGCCTTCAGAAAAGGAGAACCCATCACAATAAAAGTCTCGTCTCAATACTATTTTGGGGACCCAGTCTCTCTAGGCAGGGTTGATTACACAATATACAAAGGAAAACAGTATGTTGACAATGGATCGGCTCGGCTTGACGGTTTGGGAAATACGGTAATCGGATATGTTGAAGAGCTTGAGAGTGGATCATACTACGCAATTGTCACTGTATCAGACGATACCGGTATGCAATCAAGAAGTATGGTTGAGTTCAAGGTAGTGCAGGGAACTTTCGACTTCGATGTAGATTACAGATTCACTGACATAGAGGCAGTAGTGAAAATTGAAACGAAGCTGAATGACGATACGCCAGTTTCAAAGGCGTGCGAAATCAAGGTCTGGTACGAAGAGCCCGTGATTCTTATGGACAAGGGCAAACAGATTGAGAAGAAGTTGAAAATCAACATCTTTAGCAAAGAGCTTTCAACCGACAGTGGTGGAAAGGCAGAGGTGCTGATTGATCTAAGAGATGTACCGTCAGACACGGTTGTTTATTTCGAGATAAACGGATCGCCTTCAGGTGAACCGGAAGTGGTGAACAGCTATTCGGTTTACACTAGCGGTTATTATGACTACTACGGATCCATACTCATAGACTCCGTCGAATCTGCCGCTCCTGGATCTGAGGCGAAAGTCACATTCTACACGTCATCACCAATGGATTTATGGATTATTGCCGACTTCTCAGGCGATTTCAAACAGTTTCCGTTCAGCTCAACTGAGGGAAAGAACACCATTGAGGTTGAAATTCCAGAGAACTATGCATACGACAATTTCATGCTCTTTGTTGTCGGATACAAGAACTATCAGATTGTTCAGTCACAACTGATTGGAGTCCAGACGGTTTCGAGAGACCTGAAAATAAGCTTGCTCACTCAAGATAGATATGGACCAGGTGATACTGTCAACATGAAAGTCCATGTAAGCGATGCTGAAGGAGATCCCGCCAGTGTGGGGCTTACAGTTGCAGTGGTTTCTCAGGCGATGCTTTCACTATTTGAAGGTGACTACGATCAGTGGAAAGCGTCCCTGGGCAGTCCATTCAATAGAGGGTTCAATACAATTAGTATCAATGATCTCTACTATTCTGCCTACCCTTCTATTGCTAAACTTGGTGACCTGCTGGAATCTCAGCCGCCTGCCGCTGAATCCAAAGTAACTGGCGGTGCCCCTCTTGGAATGGGCGATCTTGGAAGAAAAGACGAGAGCTTGACTTCAGACGTAAGGGCAAGAAAGCTTTTCAGTGACAGCGCTTTCTGGTCAACTGGAACCTTCACTGACGAAAATGGAATTGCGGAATTGTCCTTTGTTGTGCCCGAAGATCTTGACACCTGGACAATCAGGGCTCTGGCTGCCGACCTGGGCGGAGACTTCAGCTACGAGAAATCAAGCTTTGAAACCTGGAAGCCCATGACTGTCAGTAGCTTTCTTCCGGAGTTCCTCATTGCAGGTGACAAGGTGAATCTGGTCTTCTCGGTCAAGAACAATCTTGACTCCAGAATGCCCGTGATCACTGGATTCTATCTAGATGGAGAAGTAATAGAGGAGAAGGGGTCAACGATAGATGCTTTTGGAAGTCGATCTTTCACTTACGAGGTAGAGCTGCGAGATCTGCTGCCTTCGGAGAAAGAGGAGAAGCTGAATGTCAAATTCGTTGTTGAGGGAAGTCGCGGGTCCGACGGAGTTGAATATGAAATACCTTTGAAACCAAGGTTTACGTATCTTCGGTTTGGAAATCTGGAATTTCTCGAGGGTAATACGACCCTTGAATTTGCTGAAAACTCCATTGGAACGATCACCATCTCTTCCACAATCGATCCGATTCTTCTTGAGGCAATCAGATACCTGGTTGACTATCCATATGGTTGTGTAGAACAGACAATGAGCAGGCTTCTTCCTGCACTGGCTGCTTCAAAGCTTCTTGAAGGCGCAGACGAGTCTTTCGTAAAAAAGGTATCAGTCGTGGTCAGCGAGGGACTCGAGAGGCTCTACGGTTTTCAGCATTACGATGGTGGCTGGGGTTGGTGGAAAGATGATCGTTCAACTCCATTCATGACCGCTTATGTGATGCTGGGTCTATATTTGGCTACGGAGAACGGTTATGACATAAATCGAGATGTGATAACAATGGGATACTCGGCGATGAAAAGCTTGAACAAAGAGGACCCTGATCCCTTCCTGCAGTATGTAACAGTGCTCTT
The nucleotide sequence above comes from Mesotoga sp. UBA6090. Encoded proteins:
- a CDS encoding MG2 domain-containing protein gives rise to the protein MRKASLILLIILFTGLTAIAFQIQQYGYELRSSFLELYSLDDLPSIYTDGKDNYIDIKIYDLDEQDLTGAITTGDVRISGDPLFAFRQTVQEKQRIYLPEKALMGLRLIVVSSQSGSAKLMTSYRMVGAQLLAHEDGAMLRLWKKDDSNFIERFALYRLKDGELIGRTENGVFVFSYLPTVDDAILVQSAEGSILWRPGEYDYYFSSKDICLTFTDRPAYKAGEVVNFRSFIREITPAGYKVPEIDSVEVEIVDPLNRGVFSEVLEPDNLGSVSGTFRTYSEITRGSYRIIIRWEGNEDYYYFQIADYKKPTFFTTSEPTIGAFRKGEPITIKVSSQYYFGDPVSLGRVDYTIYKGKQYVDNGSARLDGLGNTVIGYVEELESGSYYAIVTVSDDTGMQSRSMVEFKVVQGTFDFDVDYRFTDIEAVVKIETKLNDDTPVSKACEIKVWYEEPVILMDKGKQIEKKLKINIFSKELSTDSGGKAEVLIDLRDVPSDTVVYFEINGSPSGEPEVVNSYSVYTSGYYDYYGSILIDSVESAAPGSEAKVTFYTSSPMDLWIIADFSGDFKQFPFSSTEGKNTIEVEIPENYAYDNFMLFVVGYKNYQIVQSQLIGVQTVSRDLKISLLTQDRYGPGDTVNMKVHVSDAEGDPASVGLTVAVVSQAMLSLFEGDYDQWKASLGSPFNRGFNTISINDLYYSAYPSIAKLGDLLESQPPAAESKVTGGAPLGMGDLGRKDESLTSDVRARKLFSDSAFWSTGTFTDENGIAELSFVVPEDLDTWTIRALAADLGGDFSYEKSSFETWKPMTVSSFLPEFLIAGDKVNLVFSVKNNLDSRMPVITGFYLDGEVIEEKGSTIDAFGSRSFTYEVELRDLLPSEKEEKLNVKFVVEGSRGSDGVEYEIPLKPRFTYLRFGNLEFLEGNTTLEFAENSIGTITISSTIDPILLEAIRYLVDYPYGCVEQTMSRLLPALAASKLLEGADESFVKKVSVVVSEGLERLYGFQHYDGGWGWWKDDRSTPFMTAYVMLGLYLATENGYDINRDVITMGYSAMKSLNKEDPDPFLQYVTVLFSRKLRDPIGSIVDYKEDVASIVLTALSYETLNMSEKASALVEEAMEYVNLNADDAILGENFSYFFDDTVILSLLLKASVDLKMPSTTIAEISKRLLKMGNGSYWYRTSSTAMAILSLSSVSNVLSEEAEVKVLSEKGEVIFEGDVSDSITVPFAGENMLVESTDMVVVSTNGETTVEMEVIEAESTGLAIERILRRKLAVPMDDTHVLTTPQIDSPYVVSSIKTLSPDEVGSLEISVSKSIEGMKLAITEGELKLGEYGLGLRIYEGDVLGISDGEIIIRTLEYGYYDAATAEIHSIKLGIPEPISVGETIISEVHITIPDDVPYVVLEDMLPSTGISVEENLEADILGYTKFYYYDYYWWGYTFKDARFDRISFFFRDGGEFVTKSNWRILTKGEFIIPAVQAWAMYDGDVRANTESVKLIVE